Proteins encoded in a region of the Sebastes fasciatus isolate fSebFas1 chromosome 9, fSebFas1.pri, whole genome shotgun sequence genome:
- the LOC141773452 gene encoding bone morphogenetic protein receptor type-1A-like isoform X1 — protein MAGLSFCLAAMAAALLLTVRADAAGQNPDHVLQGTGVKPEARRPGEDSTIPPEDAARFLTCYCSGHCPEDATNNTCQTNGQCFAIIEEDEQGEAILTSGCMKYEGSHFQCKDSPNAQTRRTIECCNTDLCNRDLQPTLPPQAPAEGSPHWLAFLISMTVCCCTLICVTVVCYYRYKWQSERQRYHKDLEQEVFIPVGESLKDLIHQSQSSGSGSGLPLLVQRTIAKQIQMVRQIGKGRYGEVWLGRWRGEKVAVKVFFTREEASWFRETEIYQTVLMRHENILGFIAADIKGTGAFTQLFLITDYHENGSLYDYLKLTTLDTQTLLRLAYSAACGLCHLHTEIYGTQGKPAIAHRDLKSKNILIKKNGACCIADLGLAVKFNSDTNEVDVPLSTRVGTRRYMAPEVLDESLNKNHFQAYIMADMYSYGLVIWEMARRCVTGGIVEDYQLPYYEMVPSDPSYEDMLEVVCVKGLRPTVSNRWNSDECLRAMLKLMSECWAHNPASRLTILRVKKTLAKMVESQDIKI, from the exons ATGGCAGGTCTATCGTTCTGTTTGGCTGCGATGGCCGCTGCTCTCCTGCTGACCGTCAGAGCTGACG CTGCAGGTCAGAACCCGGACCACGTCCTGCAGGGGACAGGGGTGAAACCCGAGGCTCGGCGGCCCGGTGAGGACTCGACCATTCCACCCGAGGACGCCGCCCGTTTCCTCACCTGCTACTGTTCCGGACACTGTCCAGAGGACGCCACCAACAATACCTGCCA GACCAACGGTCAGTGCTTCGCCATCATCGAGGAGGATGAGCAAGGCGAGGCCATTCTCACCTCTGGCTGCATGAAGTATGAAGGCTCACACTTCCAGTgcaag GACTCTCCCAATGCTCAGACCAGGAGGACAATCGAGTGCTGCAACACTGACCTCTGCAACAGAGACTTACAGCCCACCCTCCCCCCTCAGGCCCCCGCCG AAGGCAGCCCCCACTGGCTGGCCTTCCTCATCTCCATGACGGTCTGCTGCTGCACTCTGATCTGTGTCACCGTGGTCTGTTACTACAG gtatAAATGGCAGAGTGAGCGTCAGCGGTATCACAAGGATCTGGAGCAGGAGGTCTTCATTCCTGTTGGAGAGTCactcaaagacctcatccaccaATCACAGAGCTCCGGCAGTGGCTCCGGGCTCCCCCTGCTG GTGCAACGGACCATTGCCAAGCAGATCCAGATGGTGCGTCAGATCGGTAAGGGGAGGTACGGCGAGGTGTGGCTGGGCCGCTGGAGGGGAGAGAAGGTCGCTGTCAAAGTCTTCTTCACCCGAGAGGAAGCCAGCTGGTTCAGAGAGACGGAGATCTACCAGACGGTCCTGATGAGACACGAAAACATCCTCG GCTTCATCGCGGCTGACATTAAAGGTACCGGCGCCTTCACGCAGCTCTTCCTCATCACCGACTACCACGAGAACGGCTCTCTGTACGACTACCTGAAGCTGACCACGCTGGACACGCAGACTCTTCTGCGGCTGGCGTACTCCGCCGCCTGCGGCCTCTGTCACCTGCACACCGAGATCTACGGCACGCAGGGCAAGCCGGCCATCGCCCACCGAGACCTGAAGAGCAAGAACATCCTGATCAAGAAGAACGGCGCCTGCTGCATCGCCGACCTCGGCCTCGCCGTCAAGTTCAACAG TGACACTAACGAGGTGGACGTCCCTCTAAGCACCCGGGTGGGGACGAGGCGCTACATGGCCCCCGAGGTCCTGGACGAGAGCCTCAACAAGAACCACTTCCAGGCTTACATCATGGCCGACATGTACAGCTACGGCCTCGTCATCTGGGAGATGGCCAGACGCTGCGTCACcggag GTATTGTGGAGGACTACCAGCTGCCGTATTATGAGATGGTGCCCTCTGACCCGTCTTATGAAGACATGCTGGAGGTGGTTTGCGTTAAAGGACTGCGGCCCACAGTGTCCAACCGCTGGAACAGTGACGAG
- the LOC141773452 gene encoding bone morphogenetic protein receptor type-1A-like isoform X2, giving the protein MAGLSFCLAAMAAALLLTVRADAAGQNPDHVLQGTGVKPEARRPGEDSTIPPEDAARFLTCYCSGHCPEDATNNTCQTNGQCFAIIEEDEQGEAILTSGCMKYEGSHFQCKDSPNAQTRRTIECCNTDLCNRDLQPTLPPQAPAGSPHWLAFLISMTVCCCTLICVTVVCYYRYKWQSERQRYHKDLEQEVFIPVGESLKDLIHQSQSSGSGSGLPLLVQRTIAKQIQMVRQIGKGRYGEVWLGRWRGEKVAVKVFFTREEASWFRETEIYQTVLMRHENILGFIAADIKGTGAFTQLFLITDYHENGSLYDYLKLTTLDTQTLLRLAYSAACGLCHLHTEIYGTQGKPAIAHRDLKSKNILIKKNGACCIADLGLAVKFNSDTNEVDVPLSTRVGTRRYMAPEVLDESLNKNHFQAYIMADMYSYGLVIWEMARRCVTGGIVEDYQLPYYEMVPSDPSYEDMLEVVCVKGLRPTVSNRWNSDECLRAMLKLMSECWAHNPASRLTILRVKKTLAKMVESQDIKI; this is encoded by the exons ATGGCAGGTCTATCGTTCTGTTTGGCTGCGATGGCCGCTGCTCTCCTGCTGACCGTCAGAGCTGACG CTGCAGGTCAGAACCCGGACCACGTCCTGCAGGGGACAGGGGTGAAACCCGAGGCTCGGCGGCCCGGTGAGGACTCGACCATTCCACCCGAGGACGCCGCCCGTTTCCTCACCTGCTACTGTTCCGGACACTGTCCAGAGGACGCCACCAACAATACCTGCCA GACCAACGGTCAGTGCTTCGCCATCATCGAGGAGGATGAGCAAGGCGAGGCCATTCTCACCTCTGGCTGCATGAAGTATGAAGGCTCACACTTCCAGTgcaag GACTCTCCCAATGCTCAGACCAGGAGGACAATCGAGTGCTGCAACACTGACCTCTGCAACAGAGACTTACAGCCCACCCTCCCCCCTCAGGCCCCCGCCG GCAGCCCCCACTGGCTGGCCTTCCTCATCTCCATGACGGTCTGCTGCTGCACTCTGATCTGTGTCACCGTGGTCTGTTACTACAG gtatAAATGGCAGAGTGAGCGTCAGCGGTATCACAAGGATCTGGAGCAGGAGGTCTTCATTCCTGTTGGAGAGTCactcaaagacctcatccaccaATCACAGAGCTCCGGCAGTGGCTCCGGGCTCCCCCTGCTG GTGCAACGGACCATTGCCAAGCAGATCCAGATGGTGCGTCAGATCGGTAAGGGGAGGTACGGCGAGGTGTGGCTGGGCCGCTGGAGGGGAGAGAAGGTCGCTGTCAAAGTCTTCTTCACCCGAGAGGAAGCCAGCTGGTTCAGAGAGACGGAGATCTACCAGACGGTCCTGATGAGACACGAAAACATCCTCG GCTTCATCGCGGCTGACATTAAAGGTACCGGCGCCTTCACGCAGCTCTTCCTCATCACCGACTACCACGAGAACGGCTCTCTGTACGACTACCTGAAGCTGACCACGCTGGACACGCAGACTCTTCTGCGGCTGGCGTACTCCGCCGCCTGCGGCCTCTGTCACCTGCACACCGAGATCTACGGCACGCAGGGCAAGCCGGCCATCGCCCACCGAGACCTGAAGAGCAAGAACATCCTGATCAAGAAGAACGGCGCCTGCTGCATCGCCGACCTCGGCCTCGCCGTCAAGTTCAACAG TGACACTAACGAGGTGGACGTCCCTCTAAGCACCCGGGTGGGGACGAGGCGCTACATGGCCCCCGAGGTCCTGGACGAGAGCCTCAACAAGAACCACTTCCAGGCTTACATCATGGCCGACATGTACAGCTACGGCCTCGTCATCTGGGAGATGGCCAGACGCTGCGTCACcggag GTATTGTGGAGGACTACCAGCTGCCGTATTATGAGATGGTGCCCTCTGACCCGTCTTATGAAGACATGCTGGAGGTGGTTTGCGTTAAAGGACTGCGGCCCACAGTGTCCAACCGCTGGAACAGTGACGAG